In Arthrobacter sp. QXT-31, one genomic interval encodes:
- a CDS encoding VOC family protein, which produces MRLKMCSIHVQDPAAAHSFYTETLGFDTLMAMPEHNLFIVKDPGASGTVGLLLEPSDNPIASAYSKGLYDAGLPAIVFGTPDVKAEYQRLSAAGVQFRGEPAEDPSGISAVFDDGCGNFIQLHQD; this is translated from the coding sequence ATGCGACTCAAAATGTGCAGCATCCACGTCCAGGACCCAGCCGCGGCCCACTCCTTCTACACGGAGACCCTCGGCTTCGACACACTCATGGCCATGCCCGAGCACAACCTCTTCATCGTCAAGGACCCCGGAGCGTCCGGCACCGTCGGACTGCTGCTGGAGCCGAGCGACAACCCCATCGCGTCGGCCTACAGCAAGGGACTGTACGACGCCGGGCTCCCGGCCATCGTCTTCGGCACGCCGGACGTCAAAGCCGAGTACCAGCGGCTGTCCGCCGCCGGCGTCCAGTTCCGGGGCGAGCCCGCCGAGGATCCGTCCGGGATTTCCGCCGTGTTCGACGACGGCTGCGGCAACTTCATCCAGCTGCACCAGGACTAG
- a CDS encoding AEC family transporter: MDGVLKGFFVMGVVLLVGYILARTNALGPHGTKVLSTLTFMVGLPSLMFSTIASRHISEILSQTGLISVVTALCVMALFALSGAIGRWGVRRTTVGALATGIVNSTNLGVPLSLYILGSATFVNPIMLFQLALLTPVALTILDLTDPEGKRSSVWSILSTPLRNPVTVAAILGVIVSAAEIELPDLVLDPLELVAQLTVPLMLIIFGMSLHGLSPRQDVADRVPTLFAVILKSAVQPVLAWLLAVLVFRLDTFSTFVVTACAILPTGQNVVLYSVRYGVGQNLAQTTAVVTSALAVPLLLGAAWLFG; the protein is encoded by the coding sequence TTGGACGGAGTCTTAAAGGGATTCTTTGTTATGGGCGTGGTTCTGCTCGTGGGGTACATCCTCGCCAGAACCAATGCCCTCGGTCCCCACGGGACAAAGGTGCTGTCCACCCTGACGTTCATGGTGGGGCTGCCGAGCCTGATGTTCTCCACGATTGCGTCCCGGCATATTTCCGAGATCCTGAGCCAGACAGGCCTCATCTCCGTCGTCACGGCACTGTGCGTCATGGCGCTGTTCGCCCTGAGCGGGGCCATAGGCAGATGGGGCGTCAGACGCACCACGGTCGGGGCGCTGGCCACAGGAATCGTCAACTCCACGAACCTTGGCGTTCCGTTGTCGCTGTACATTCTGGGCAGTGCCACCTTCGTCAACCCCATCATGCTGTTCCAGCTGGCCCTGCTCACCCCGGTGGCGCTGACCATCCTGGATCTGACCGATCCCGAGGGCAAAAGGTCGTCGGTGTGGAGCATCCTGTCCACACCGCTGCGCAATCCCGTTACGGTGGCGGCCATTCTCGGCGTCATCGTCAGCGCCGCCGAAATTGAGCTGCCTGACCTGGTCCTGGATCCGCTGGAACTGGTGGCCCAGCTGACGGTGCCGCTGATGCTGATCATCTTCGGTATGTCACTCCATGGCCTCTCACCGCGCCAGGACGTGGCTGACCGCGTTCCCACGCTGTTCGCCGTCATCCTCAAGTCGGCTGTCCAGCCTGTGCTCGCGTGGTTGCTGGCCGTGCTCGTGTTCCGCCTGGATACCTTCAGCACGTTCGTGGTCACGGCCTGCGCCATCCTGCCCACCGGACAGAACGTGGTCCTGTATTCGGTCCGGTACGGCGTGGGCCAGAATCTGGCGCAAACAACGGCAGTGGTTACCTCCGCCCTGGCTGTCCCGCTGCTGCTGGGGGCAGCCTGGCTGTTTGGGTGA
- a CDS encoding cytochrome P450 codes for MDFRRDDESPLNPFPHYERMRASAPVFHDEVSGSWHVFRYDDVQRVLSDHGTFSSRMGGDDPSETGQLFAASLITADPPRHRQLRSLVTQAFTPKAVEALAPRISALTGELLDAMAPKGSADLIDELAYPLPVIVIAELMGIPAEDRDRFKHWSDVIVSQTQAGARTDDHSSTNREMTEYFLALIEHRRRSPGSDLISNLLEAEIEGQKLSVPELLGFCALLLVAGNETTTNLIGNAVLCFTEAAETMERLRAQPALLPQAIEEVLRYRSPVQSMYRVTAAETVLGGCQVPAGAPLVAWIGSANRDERQFQHPEQFDMDRTPNRHLAFGHGIHFCLGAPLARLEARTALQGILQRLPGLALAPGAHLERMDSTIVYGVKELPVTWQA; via the coding sequence ATGGACTTCCGACGCGATGATGAGTCACCACTGAACCCCTTCCCCCACTACGAGCGGATGCGGGCATCCGCTCCCGTGTTCCACGACGAGGTGTCCGGCAGCTGGCACGTGTTCCGGTACGACGACGTCCAGCGGGTTTTGTCCGACCACGGCACCTTCTCGTCAAGGATGGGAGGGGACGATCCGTCCGAAACAGGCCAGCTCTTCGCGGCGAGCCTGATCACGGCAGACCCGCCCCGGCACCGGCAGTTGCGTTCCCTCGTAACCCAGGCGTTCACGCCCAAGGCAGTCGAAGCGCTTGCTCCCCGCATCTCCGCGCTGACCGGGGAACTGCTGGACGCGATGGCCCCCAAAGGTTCCGCAGACCTCATCGACGAGCTCGCCTATCCGCTGCCGGTGATCGTCATCGCGGAGCTCATGGGCATTCCCGCCGAGGACCGGGACCGTTTCAAACACTGGTCGGACGTCATCGTCAGCCAGACCCAGGCCGGAGCCCGGACCGACGATCACAGCTCCACAAACCGGGAAATGACCGAGTACTTTCTGGCCCTCATCGAACACCGCAGGCGCAGCCCCGGAAGCGACCTGATCAGCAACCTGCTGGAGGCCGAAATCGAGGGGCAGAAACTCAGCGTCCCCGAACTGCTGGGCTTCTGCGCCCTGCTGCTGGTGGCCGGTAATGAGACAACCACCAACCTGATCGGCAACGCGGTCCTCTGTTTCACCGAAGCGGCGGAAACGATGGAACGGCTGCGCGCCCAACCGGCACTGCTCCCCCAGGCCATCGAGGAAGTGCTGCGCTACCGCTCACCGGTCCAGTCGATGTACCGGGTGACAGCCGCCGAAACCGTGCTCGGCGGCTGCCAGGTCCCCGCCGGCGCCCCGCTGGTGGCCTGGATCGGTTCAGCCAACAGGGATGAGCGCCAGTTCCAGCACCCCGAACAGTTCGACATGGACCGCACACCGAACCGGCACCTGGCCTTCGGCCATGGCATCCACTTCTGCCTCGGCGCCCCGCTGGCCAGGCTCGAAGCCAGGACCGCGCTGCAGGGCATCCTGCAGCGGCTCCCCGGACTGGCCCTCGCCCCGGGAGCGCACCTGGAACGGATGGACAGCACCATCGTCTACGGGGTCAAGGAGCTGCCCGTCACCTGGCAGGCGTGA
- a CDS encoding fumarylacetoacetate hydrolase family protein, whose protein sequence is MTAPAIPEAVLPEDADQALLIGRVWDPETGGPRVAAVSGDSIFDLTRLAGTVSQLLELPSPAAAVRAALADPELTEQRWVTADVVRSSLAGDTARPHLLAPVDLQVIKACGVTFVDSMIERVIEERCAGDAGRAAEMREMVGKALGGSISMVRPGSPAAAEAKRILIAEGLWSQYLEVGIGPDPEVFTKAPVLSSVGLGAGIGIPSFSSWNNPEPELVLIATSRGEVVGATLGNDVNLRDVEGRSALLLGKAKDNNASSALGPLIRLFDGGFTLDTLREEEILLRVEGPDGYLLEGRNTLARISRPFEELVAATHGSHHQYPDGFALFTGTLFAPTQDRDEAGQGFTHKHGDVVTIRSRHLGALVNRVGAAEELPEWTFGLRQLFGYLAEQPRAGLPFTPAR, encoded by the coding sequence GTGACCGCCCCGGCAATTCCCGAGGCAGTCCTTCCGGAGGACGCGGACCAGGCGCTGCTGATCGGCAGGGTCTGGGACCCCGAGACCGGGGGCCCGCGCGTGGCTGCGGTCAGCGGGGACTCCATATTTGACCTGACCCGGCTGGCCGGCACAGTGTCGCAGCTGCTCGAACTGCCGAGCCCCGCCGCGGCCGTCCGCGCGGCGCTCGCCGATCCGGAGCTGACGGAGCAGCGGTGGGTGACAGCCGACGTCGTCCGCTCTTCCCTGGCGGGGGACACCGCCCGCCCGCACCTGCTTGCCCCGGTGGATCTGCAGGTCATCAAGGCCTGCGGCGTCACGTTCGTGGACAGCATGATTGAGCGCGTCATCGAGGAAAGATGTGCCGGCGATGCGGGGCGGGCAGCCGAGATGCGCGAAATGGTCGGGAAGGCCCTCGGCGGCAGCATCTCCATGGTCCGGCCGGGTTCCCCGGCGGCGGCCGAGGCCAAGCGGATTCTGATAGCCGAGGGTCTCTGGTCCCAGTACCTCGAGGTGGGCATCGGGCCGGACCCGGAGGTGTTCACGAAAGCCCCGGTGCTGTCCTCAGTGGGCCTGGGCGCAGGCATCGGAATTCCGTCGTTCTCCTCCTGGAACAACCCCGAACCGGAACTGGTGCTGATCGCCACGTCCCGCGGTGAGGTGGTGGGAGCCACACTCGGCAACGACGTCAACCTCCGCGACGTTGAGGGCCGCAGCGCCCTGCTGCTCGGCAAGGCCAAGGACAACAATGCGTCCAGTGCGCTGGGGCCGCTCATCAGGCTCTTCGACGGCGGTTTCACTCTCGATACGCTGCGCGAGGAGGAGATCCTGCTGCGCGTCGAAGGACCGGACGGCTATCTGCTCGAGGGGCGGAACACCCTCGCCCGGATCAGCAGGCCCTTCGAGGAGCTGGTGGCTGCCACCCATGGCAGCCACCACCAGTACCCGGACGGCTTCGCCCTGTTCACGGGCACGCTGTTCGCGCCGACCCAGGACCGCGACGAGGCCGGGCAGGGGTTCACGCACAAGCACGGCGACGTTGTGACCATCCGGAGCCGCCACCTGGGTGCCCTGGTCAACCGCGTGGGAGCGGCCGAGGAACTGCCGGAGTGGACCTTCGGGCTGCGGCAGCTGTTCGGCTACCTCGCGGAACAACCGAGGGCTGGGCTTCCTTTCACGCCTGCCAGGTGA
- a CDS encoding aldehyde dehydrogenase (NADP(+)) — protein MTGGLVGAVTDETTTAGELAAAVEAAQSAFERGRTATPATRAAWLEAVADGLAQDAETLVEIAARETHLGVPRLEGELNRTVFQLRLFAAEILQGEHFDATIDHADPAWGMGPRPDLRRYNVPVGVVGVFGASNFPFAFSVMGGDSASALAAGCAVVHKAHDGHRGLAARTAETVTAALAASGAPSGLFSLVTGRRAAEALVDHPLVKAIGFTGSTAGGRALLDRAAARPEPIPFFGELGGINAVFVTPNAWAARRDEILAGYAGSFTLGMGQFCTKPGLLFIPAAGSAGETEEARRVLAGALAGFTPAQLLSERLHGGYRDAVRGLSGADGVEVLLEGDFAEAPAPTILRTTADAVRRDPALLKQEMFGPASLVVEYTDGAELPGLAELLEGQLTTTLQAEEDDDVTELGARLTDISGRVLWNGWPTGVTVSYAQNHGGPYPATTSATTSVGTAAIRRFLRPVAYQSFPAARLPEPLRDSNPWNVPQRVDGVWRRPSDPVPGTETGGRP, from the coding sequence GTGACCGGCGGGCTCGTGGGGGCCGTCACCGATGAAACCACAACCGCCGGGGAGCTCGCTGCGGCCGTTGAGGCTGCGCAGTCGGCCTTCGAAAGGGGCAGGACCGCCACGCCGGCCACCCGCGCTGCCTGGCTCGAGGCCGTGGCGGACGGGCTGGCGCAGGACGCCGAAACACTGGTGGAGATCGCCGCACGCGAGACCCACCTCGGCGTTCCAAGGCTGGAGGGTGAGCTCAACCGCACCGTCTTCCAGCTCCGGCTGTTCGCCGCAGAGATCCTGCAGGGCGAGCACTTCGACGCGACCATCGACCACGCCGACCCGGCGTGGGGCATGGGTCCCCGCCCCGACCTGCGGCGCTACAACGTTCCGGTAGGCGTGGTGGGCGTCTTCGGGGCATCCAACTTTCCCTTTGCCTTCAGTGTGATGGGCGGGGACAGCGCGTCCGCGCTCGCTGCCGGCTGCGCCGTCGTGCACAAGGCGCACGACGGCCACCGCGGCCTGGCAGCCCGCACTGCGGAAACGGTGACCGCCGCGCTTGCTGCGTCCGGGGCGCCGTCGGGCCTGTTCTCACTTGTTACCGGACGGCGTGCCGCCGAGGCTCTCGTGGACCACCCGCTGGTGAAGGCCATCGGCTTCACGGGTTCGACGGCGGGTGGCCGGGCGCTGCTGGACCGGGCCGCCGCGCGGCCCGAGCCCATCCCGTTCTTTGGCGAGCTGGGCGGCATCAACGCGGTTTTTGTCACGCCGAACGCCTGGGCAGCCCGCCGCGACGAAATCCTCGCAGGGTACGCCGGCTCCTTCACCCTGGGAATGGGCCAGTTCTGCACCAAACCGGGGCTGCTGTTCATTCCCGCCGCAGGGTCCGCCGGGGAAACGGAAGAGGCTCGGCGTGTCCTGGCCGGCGCGCTCGCCGGTTTCACTCCGGCGCAGTTGCTGAGCGAACGCCTGCACGGCGGTTACAGGGACGCCGTCCGGGGACTCAGCGGCGCCGACGGCGTTGAAGTGCTGCTGGAGGGTGACTTTGCTGAAGCGCCGGCGCCCACCATCCTGCGCACCACGGCGGACGCCGTGCGCAGGGATCCCGCCCTCCTGAAGCAGGAGATGTTCGGCCCCGCCAGCCTGGTGGTCGAATACACGGACGGGGCTGAGCTTCCGGGCCTCGCCGAACTGCTCGAAGGACAGCTCACCACCACGCTCCAGGCCGAGGAGGACGACGACGTCACCGAGCTGGGTGCCAGGCTGACCGACATCAGTGGCCGGGTGCTGTGGAACGGCTGGCCCACAGGCGTCACTGTCAGTTACGCGCAGAACCACGGGGGACCGTACCCGGCCACGACGTCGGCCACAACGTCCGTGGGGACGGCCGCCATCCGCCGCTTCCTGCGGCCTGTGGCCTACCAGTCGTTCCCGGCTGCCCGGCTGCCCGAACCGCTGCGGGACAGCAACCCCTGGAATGTGCCGCAGCGCGTGGACGGCGTCTGGCGGCGGCCATCGGATCCCGTCCCGGGTACGGAAACCGGAGGCCGCCCGTGA
- a CDS encoding L-fuconate dehydratase, whose protein sequence is MPSITSINTQDVRFPTSLELDGSDAVNVDPDYSAAYVVIRTDAGDEGHGFVFSCGRGNEILTAAIDAYARLLVGRDIDELIYDLGGASRRLIHDSQLRWLGPEKGVTQMACGALVSALWDIRARRENKPLWLLLSEMSPEELVSVVDFTHIRDALSPEEALEILRAGQAGKAARIAALKAEGFPAYTTSPGWLGYSDEKLMRLSKEAAAEGFSMIKLKVGGDINDDRRRMALAREAVGDLPIAIDANQRWEVSEAITWVNGLAEFDPYWIEEPTSTDDILGHAEIRKGVEPVRVATGEAVASRIVFKQLLQAEAIDVLQLDSTRVGGVNENIAILLLAAKFGIPVCPHAGGVGLCELVQHFSFFDYAVVSGSQEGRMIEYVDHLHEHFAEPVRIINGRYAAPVLPGTGAEMLSASRSRWEFPAGAGWQEVGSRAAVTGANLAPAGAAQ, encoded by the coding sequence ATGCCTTCCATCACCTCCATCAACACCCAGGACGTCCGGTTTCCCACTTCACTGGAACTGGACGGTTCCGATGCGGTCAACGTTGACCCCGACTACTCCGCCGCCTACGTGGTCATCCGCACCGACGCCGGCGACGAGGGCCACGGCTTCGTCTTCAGCTGCGGCCGCGGCAATGAAATCCTCACTGCGGCCATCGACGCCTACGCCCGCCTCCTTGTGGGCCGTGACATCGACGAACTGATTTACGATCTGGGCGGTGCGTCCCGGCGGCTGATCCACGACTCCCAACTGCGCTGGCTGGGGCCTGAAAAGGGCGTGACCCAGATGGCCTGCGGCGCGCTGGTCAGTGCCCTGTGGGATATCCGGGCCCGCCGCGAGAACAAGCCGCTGTGGCTCCTGCTCAGCGAAATGAGCCCGGAAGAGCTGGTCAGCGTCGTGGACTTCACCCACATCCGGGACGCCCTCAGCCCGGAGGAAGCACTGGAGATCCTGCGTGCCGGACAGGCCGGCAAGGCCGCAAGGATTGCCGCGCTCAAAGCCGAAGGATTCCCGGCGTACACCACCTCGCCCGGCTGGCTGGGGTACAGCGATGAGAAGCTGATGCGGCTGAGCAAGGAGGCAGCAGCTGAGGGCTTTTCCATGATCAAGCTCAAGGTGGGCGGCGACATCAATGACGACCGCCGCCGCATGGCCCTCGCCCGCGAGGCCGTGGGAGACCTGCCCATCGCGATTGACGCGAACCAGCGCTGGGAAGTGTCTGAAGCAATCACCTGGGTCAACGGGCTTGCCGAATTCGATCCGTACTGGATTGAAGAGCCCACCAGCACGGATGACATCCTGGGCCACGCCGAAATTCGAAAGGGCGTTGAACCGGTCCGGGTGGCCACCGGCGAGGCCGTGGCCAGCCGCATTGTATTCAAGCAGCTGCTGCAGGCCGAAGCCATCGATGTCCTCCAGCTCGACTCAACCCGTGTGGGCGGCGTCAACGAGAACATCGCCATTCTCCTGCTCGCGGCCAAGTTCGGCATTCCGGTCTGCCCTCATGCCGGAGGTGTGGGCCTCTGCGAACTGGTCCAGCACTTCTCCTTCTTCGACTATGCGGTCGTCAGCGGCAGCCAGGAGGGCCGCATGATCGAATACGTCGACCACCTGCATGAGCACTTCGCCGAACCGGTGCGGATCATCAACGGGCGGTATGCCGCCCCGGTCCTGCCCGGAACCGGTGCGGAGATGCTGAGCGCCTCCCGGTCCCGGTGGGAGTTCCCTGCCGGTGCCGGATGGCAGGAAGTGGGCAGCCGTGCCGCCGTCACGGGGGCAAACCTCGCTCCGGCGGGAGCCGCCCAGTGA
- a CDS encoding GntR family transcriptional regulator — MPPRQTSDTSRGKAAVSDVYASMRAAILEGDMAPGARINIDAVARSLGVSQTPVREVLQRLEGDNLVVYSPGRGYSTTPLLDIAELRSLFEFRLLVEPWAARAAAVDRLANPAPFLEKELAAFRETMKVTKDLRQDLVAHDTRFHDTILASSGNPVVRHAFAQTHCHLHTFRLYPADVDGAITVKEHSAVTDAIEACDPEGAEAAMTRHIRNSFDRFAQAFEGDLGPLSEVGAPGKRIIK, encoded by the coding sequence GTGCCACCACGTCAAACATCCGACACTTCCCGCGGAAAGGCCGCTGTCAGCGACGTCTACGCGTCGATGCGTGCGGCCATTCTCGAGGGTGACATGGCCCCGGGTGCGCGCATCAACATCGACGCCGTTGCACGCAGCCTGGGCGTTTCCCAGACGCCTGTGCGTGAGGTGCTGCAGCGCCTGGAGGGCGACAACCTGGTGGTGTACAGCCCCGGCCGGGGCTACAGCACCACGCCATTGCTGGATATCGCGGAGCTGCGCTCGCTGTTTGAGTTCCGGCTGCTCGTTGAACCCTGGGCGGCCAGGGCCGCCGCCGTCGACAGGCTGGCCAATCCGGCGCCCTTCCTGGAGAAGGAGCTTGCCGCGTTCAGGGAGACGATGAAGGTCACCAAGGACCTGCGCCAGGACCTCGTCGCTCACGACACCCGTTTCCACGACACCATCCTCGCCTCCTCGGGGAACCCCGTGGTGAGGCACGCCTTCGCCCAGACCCACTGCCACCTTCATACCTTCCGGCTCTATCCTGCGGACGTGGACGGCGCCATCACCGTGAAGGAGCACTCTGCCGTGACGGATGCCATCGAGGCGTGCGATCCGGAGGGGGCCGAGGCGGCCATGACCCGGCATATCCGTAACTCCTTCGACAGGTTCGCCCAGGCCTTCGAGGGTGACCTGGGCCCGTTGTCCGAGGTTGGTGCGCCGGGAAAGCGGATCATCAAGTAG
- a CDS encoding MFS transporter, producing the protein MTTLGSKTAATSSATAPRIMTRKRWVIIWLAFVGLSINYLDRSSLSVALPFMGKDFELTATQQGLIFAAFFWAYDFCQLAAGWYVDKVGPRRSFSLAAVWWSAFTMVTAAASNFWSLFAARFLLGVGESPAPSTAAKVVATWFPVRERAFATSIWDSGSRVGAVIALPIVTLIVALTSWHAVFIIIGLAGIIWAAAWWKYYRSPEEHSGANAAEVNYIREGGARGEASDDAGAAKLPWRSLFKYRTVLSMMFGFFCLNSAIYFFITFFPSYLVKERGFDLLKLGFFGAIPGICAVLFGWLGGYLADRAVRSGASVTKVRKTAIAGGLAGGSVIMFAALVPEAWMALALLSVAYSCLTVAATGIWSLPADVAPSSRHVGSIGGLQNFASNLAGIFTPILIGVLVDQTGSFIAPLAVIGVVSLIGAANYLFIMGKIEPLKVKEA; encoded by the coding sequence ATGACTACGCTCGGAAGCAAGACCGCCGCCACATCATCCGCCACGGCACCCCGCATAATGACGCGGAAGCGCTGGGTCATCATCTGGCTCGCCTTTGTGGGCCTCAGCATCAACTACCTCGACCGCTCCAGCCTCAGTGTCGCCCTGCCGTTCATGGGCAAGGACTTTGAACTCACCGCCACCCAGCAGGGGCTTATTTTCGCCGCCTTCTTCTGGGCCTACGACTTCTGCCAGCTCGCGGCCGGCTGGTATGTGGACAAGGTGGGTCCGCGCCGGTCATTCTCCCTGGCGGCGGTATGGTGGTCCGCTTTCACCATGGTGACCGCCGCTGCATCGAACTTTTGGTCGCTGTTCGCTGCCAGGTTCCTGCTGGGCGTCGGAGAGAGCCCGGCACCCAGCACCGCCGCCAAGGTGGTGGCAACGTGGTTTCCGGTCCGGGAACGCGCCTTCGCCACAAGCATCTGGGATTCCGGATCCCGGGTGGGCGCTGTGATTGCACTGCCGATCGTCACCCTGATCGTTGCCCTCACCTCCTGGCACGCGGTGTTCATTATCATCGGCCTCGCCGGCATCATCTGGGCCGCCGCGTGGTGGAAGTACTACCGCAGCCCCGAAGAGCATTCGGGTGCCAATGCCGCCGAAGTGAACTACATCCGCGAAGGCGGGGCGCGCGGCGAGGCCAGCGATGATGCAGGTGCCGCAAAGCTGCCGTGGCGGTCCCTCTTCAAGTACCGCACGGTGCTCAGCATGATGTTCGGCTTCTTCTGCCTGAACAGTGCCATTTACTTCTTCATCACGTTCTTCCCGAGCTACCTCGTGAAGGAGCGCGGCTTCGACCTGCTGAAGCTGGGCTTCTTTGGTGCGATCCCGGGCATCTGCGCGGTGCTGTTCGGCTGGCTCGGCGGATATCTTGCCGACCGCGCTGTCCGGTCCGGAGCGTCCGTAACCAAGGTCCGCAAGACCGCCATTGCCGGTGGCCTCGCCGGCGGCTCGGTCATCATGTTCGCCGCCCTCGTGCCCGAGGCCTGGATGGCCCTCGCCCTGCTGTCCGTGGCGTACTCCTGCCTGACCGTCGCCGCTACCGGCATCTGGTCGCTGCCGGCAGATGTGGCACCAAGCTCCCGGCACGTGGGCTCCATCGGCGGCCTGCAGAACTTCGCCTCCAACCTCGCCGGCATCTTCACCCCGATCCTGATCGGCGTGCTGGTGGACCAGACGGGCTCATTCATCGCCCCGCTGGCGGTCATCGGCGTGGTGTCGCTGATCGGCGCCGCGAACTACCTGTTCATCATGGGCAAGATCGAACCCCTGAAGGTCAAGGAAGCCTAG
- a CDS encoding pyridoxamine 5'-phosphate oxidase family protein — translation MTGTESISKVTDIINDSHIGMFTTINGEGALVSRPLAVQDVKDDGDMWFFTGEGTSQVAHVAADARVNVSFGKGTEWVSVAGTAEVVRDRAKIRELWNQSVEAWFPDGPDTPEVVLLHVDSDSAEYSTSPGGTAATVLQWVKSKVTHSRMSVGESGTVEL, via the coding sequence ATGACGGGCACGGAAAGCATCAGCAAGGTCACGGACATCATCAACGATTCCCACATCGGAATGTTCACCACCATCAACGGGGAAGGCGCCCTGGTCAGCCGGCCGCTGGCCGTCCAGGACGTCAAGGACGACGGCGACATGTGGTTCTTCACGGGGGAGGGCACCTCCCAGGTGGCCCACGTTGCCGCCGACGCCAGGGTCAACGTCTCCTTCGGCAAGGGCACCGAGTGGGTGTCGGTGGCCGGTACCGCTGAAGTGGTGCGGGACCGCGCCAAGATCCGCGAACTGTGGAACCAGTCGGTCGAGGCCTGGTTCCCGGACGGGCCCGACACTCCGGAAGTGGTCCTGCTCCACGTGGACTCCGACTCCGCTGAGTACTCGACCAGCCCCGGCGGCACCGCCGCGACGGTTCTGCAGTGGGTCAAGTCGAAGGTCACCCACAGCCGCATGAGCGTCGGCGAGAGCGGAACGGTGGAGCTGTAG
- a CDS encoding APC family permease encodes MSTQAPVSQDTHKSLSEKGLKAGSVGLIGAVVIGVSCIAPAYTLTAALGPTVSEVGVHLPAVFLVGFIPMLLVALGYRELNNAMPDAGTSFTWATRAFGPWIGWMGGWGLIAATIIVLSNLAAVAVDFFYLMLAQLLGNPEVAGLSANLPLNIATTLVFIAAACWISYRGMETTKGVQYVLVGFQVLVLGWFAVAAFVHVANGTAFDATAISPDWFNPFAVDSFSAFAAGVSLSIFIYWGWDVTLTMNEETRNPEKTPGRAATVTVVVIVAIYMTAALATLSFAGVGSTGLGAGNPDNQSSIFAVLSGPVMGPFAILMSLAILSSSAASLQSTFVSPARTLLAMGHYRALPGMFGRVSPTFKSPSWATIAAGVAAAAFYVITRTTSENALWDTITVLGMMICFYYGITALACVWFFRAVAFTSIRAFLFKFLAPLLGGVILLVMFVKTAYDSMDPEYGSGSSVGGVGMVFILGMGVILLGVITMLVMARIRPGFFRGEVLARGL; translated from the coding sequence ATGAGTACACAAGCCCCCGTCAGCCAGGACACACACAAAAGCCTGAGTGAAAAGGGCCTTAAGGCCGGGTCGGTCGGGCTGATCGGCGCAGTGGTGATCGGGGTGTCCTGCATCGCTCCGGCGTACACTCTCACCGCTGCCCTCGGTCCCACCGTGTCCGAGGTGGGTGTGCACCTGCCGGCGGTCTTCCTCGTGGGATTTATTCCCATGCTGCTCGTGGCGCTTGGCTACCGGGAGCTGAACAATGCAATGCCCGACGCCGGAACCTCCTTCACGTGGGCAACGCGCGCCTTTGGCCCGTGGATCGGCTGGATGGGAGGGTGGGGGCTGATCGCCGCCACCATCATCGTGCTGTCCAACCTGGCGGCGGTCGCCGTCGACTTCTTCTACCTGATGCTGGCCCAGCTCCTCGGCAATCCCGAGGTGGCTGGGCTGAGCGCGAACCTGCCGCTGAACATCGCCACCACCCTGGTGTTTATCGCGGCGGCCTGCTGGATCTCCTACCGCGGCATGGAAACCACCAAGGGCGTCCAGTACGTCCTGGTGGGTTTCCAGGTGCTGGTGCTGGGCTGGTTCGCCGTTGCAGCGTTCGTGCATGTGGCCAACGGGACAGCCTTCGACGCCACCGCCATCTCGCCGGACTGGTTCAACCCCTTCGCCGTGGATTCCTTCTCCGCCTTCGCGGCCGGGGTGTCGCTCTCGATCTTCATCTACTGGGGCTGGGACGTAACCCTCACCATGAACGAGGAGACGCGCAACCCGGAAAAGACGCCCGGACGGGCGGCGACCGTGACCGTCGTCGTCATCGTGGCCATCTACATGACGGCCGCGCTGGCCACGCTGTCCTTTGCCGGCGTGGGTAGCACCGGCCTCGGCGCCGGGAACCCGGACAACCAGTCCAGCATCTTCGCAGTCCTGTCCGGGCCGGTCATGGGGCCCTTCGCCATCCTGATGTCCCTGGCCATTCTGAGCAGTTCGGCGGCGTCGCTGCAGTCAACGTTCGTCTCCCCGGCCCGCACGCTGCTGGCCATGGGCCACTACCGCGCCTTGCCCGGAATGTTCGGCAGGGTCAGCCCCACGTTCAAGTCACCGAGCTGGGCCACGATTGCGGCGGGCGTCGCTGCGGCGGCGTTCTACGTCATCACGCGGACCACCTCGGAGAATGCACTGTGGGACACCATCACGGTGCTGGGCATGATGATCTGCTTCTACTACGGGATCACGGCGCTCGCGTGCGTCTGGTTCTTCCGGGCCGTGGCGTTCACAAGTATTCGGGCGTTCCTCTTCAAATTCCTGGCCCCGCTGCTTGGCGGCGTCATCCTGCTGGTGATGTTCGTCAAGACGGCCTACGACTCCATGGACCCGGAGTACGGTTCCGGTTCATCCGTCGGCGGCGTGGGCATGGTGTTCATCCTGGGCATGGGCGTCATCCTGCTCGGCGTAATCACGATGCTGGTCATGGCCCGGATCCGGCCCGGGTTTTTCCGGGGCGAGGTTCTGGCGCGGGGACTCTGA